A segment of the Verrucomicrobiota bacterium genome:
CGAGTTCGACCACGCGCGGTGCGCGGGCGGCGACACGGGCATCGTGCGTGGCGATGAGCAGCGTGGTGCGGCGCTCGCGCTGGAGTTCGCACAGGAGCGCGATGATCTCCTCGCCGGTGTGCGAGTCGAGGTTGCCTGTCGGTTCGTCGGCGAGGATGAGCGCGGCGTTGTTCACCAGCGCCCGCGCGATGGCAACGCGCTGTTGTTCGCCGCCGGAAAGTTCCGCGGGGCGGTGGGCGAGGCGTTCGGCCAACCCGACGCGTTGAAGGAGTTCGCGCGCGCGCGCTTCGACCTGCGCCGGTTCGGCGACCGCGATGCGGCCCGGGAGGCAGACGTTCTCAAGCGCGTCGAGTTCGGGCAGCAGGTGGTAGGCTTGGAACACAAAGCCGACCTTCGTGCTGCGGAATGCCGCCAACGCGCCGCCATTCACGGTCGCGAGGTTCCTGCCGTCGAACCAGATTTCGCCCGCGTCGGGCCTGTCGAGTCCGCCGAGCAGGTGGAGCAGCGTGCTCTTGCCCGCGCCCGATGCGCCGCGCAGCGCGAGAAACTCCCCGGCGTCCACCGCGAGGTCCACGCCGCGCAGCACGTCGAGTGTGCGGCGGCCGAGCGTGTAGCGCTTGCGCAATCCCCGGGCGGCGAGCAGCGGCTCACTCATGGCGCAAAGCCTCGACAGGCCGCAACCGGCTCGCGTTCCACGCGGGGAGCAACCCGGCGAAGATGCAAATCAACAGCGAGCCCCCGCAGATGATGACAATGTCCCGCGGGTCCACGATCGCGGGGAGGAGGTTGAAATTGTAAATCTTCGCGGGGAACAATTCGAACCCCGTGGCGTTCCGCATGAAGAGGAGGAACTCGTTCCGATAGTGAATGGCGAGCAGTCCCAGGGAGAGCCCGAGGGTGACACCCACCGACCCGACGAACGCGCTTTGCGCGAGGAAGAGCGCGAGCACCTGCCTGTCCGCCGCGCCGAGCGCCTTCAGCACGCCGATCTCGCGGGTCTTCTGCACGACGAACGTGATCAGCGCGCTGGTGATGCCGAATGCGGCGACGAGCACGATGAAGAACAGCAGGTAGAACATCACGCTCTTCTCGACCAGCAGTGCGTTGAGGATGGTCGAGTTGTCCTCGTCCCAGCTTCGAATCTCGAACCCGTCGCCGAGCACTCGCTGCAACTGCCCCTTCGCCTCCGCGGCGGCGTGAGGATCGTCGAGGTTGATCTGCAGCCCGTGCACGGCCTCGCCGAGTTCGTAGAGATCCTGCGCGTTGCCGAGCGAGGTCACGACGATCATCGCGTTGTATTCGAAGTAGCCGACGTCGAAGATCCCGCGCACCACGTAG
Coding sequences within it:
- a CDS encoding ABC transporter ATP-binding protein, with amino-acid sequence MSEPLLAARGLRKRYTLGRRTLDVLRGVDLAVDAGEFLALRGASGAGKSTLLHLLGGLDRPDAGEIWFDGRNLATVNGGALAAFRSTKVGFVFQAYHLLPELDALENVCLPGRIAVAEPAQVEARARELLQRVGLAERLAHRPAELSGGEQQRVAIARALVNNAALILADEPTGNLDSHTGEEIIALLCELQRERRTTLLIATHDARVAARAPRVVELVDGVIRSGA
- a CDS encoding FtsX-like permease family protein; translated protein: MSRLPFELMLALRYLRPKRTFVSFITLISVAGVMLGVAVLIIVISVMTGFDRQLREKILGFNAHLRVFKVQGPMINHEDVIAKVRQHARVRAVAPFVLGKVLVESQPQTGETPAMDAPILRGTDPDLERKISTLHTNLVDGEFNLGGNGLVVGAEFARSLRLRVGDRLAVYSPSNLKKMRETRGKDREVAILPEDYVVRGIFDVGYFEYNAMIVVTSLGNAQDLYELGEAVHGLQINLDDPHAAAEAKGQLQRVLGDGFEIRSWDEDNSTILNALLVEKSVMFYLLFFIVLVAAFGITSALITFVVQKTREIGVLKALGAADRQVLALFLAQSAFVGSVGVTLGLSLGLLAIHYRNEFLLFMRNATGFELFPAKIYNFNLLPAIVDPRDIVIICGGSLLICIFAGLLPAWNASRLRPVEALRHE